The Falco cherrug isolate bFalChe1 chromosome 3, bFalChe1.pri, whole genome shotgun sequence genome segment CGCCTGGCTGGTGGGGGCGATGGACTTCTCCTCCTCCTACTAAAGACAGATAAAGGGATTTCTTAGAAAGAATCTTGGGGCTCAATTGCAACTTTTCTGCTTTAACTGTACAAAATTATCTTGTTCGTGCACttcaaaatgaattatttttttttagaaccactgatggaaaaaaatagaaaagactTTCTAAAGAGGGTGAGACGACACATTTTACTGTAATTCTCAGTCTACTACAGCAATCGTTAGAATTTCACATTCACCTGGTCTATTAGCACCTTGTAGCCACAGAGGAAGACCAATTCTCTCCCATTTTCTTCTCCCAAAAGCTCACTCCTGGCATCTCCCTTGCACTGAACCTAGTGATCATCTAATGAGTCAGACCAGGGTACCGATCCACCAAAAACATCTCCTTGTCGTCACATGGTGACACGATTGCTAGATCCAACACAAGGGAGGAACTGGGAATGCCCAGCTCTGTCAGCAGAAAAACCCGCGTTCAGCAGCGGTCTGAAGTTGGAACCAATTAAACAGTGTGAAACCGTACTCTTGAAAAGAGCTTTTATCTACGAGTCTGGAATGCAAAATGACTTATTCTTGAAAGGCAGAGAGATTTGTTGCAAAACTGCAGCTATCTAGGTTAAAATTATTGACTACATGaactgttttctgctctgcaagGTTTACAATAGACTTCTGGGAGGGGAAATTTTAATCAAACTCAAGAGTTTTAAAGAAGAGGAATATTGAATTCTGTAAAGCAAAACGTTCCTGTTTTAAAACCAATTAAGATAAAACTATtgattaaaggaaaacattgagtaatgaaaaaagcacagaagctTAACTACATAAACCAAGATTTGCTTTCAAAtgtgctggctgctgttctCCAAAGCAATGAGTTACACTTTTTATAGATAAAACAGTTTGCTCCAAAAGACAACGTTCTTTTATGGTTCAAAAAAATATCAGCCTTCAAAAGTCACAGTTGTCCTAATTAAACACGTATTTTCACAATTGTCAGTAGGTAAATTTACCATGTTGCAAAACAGATTAAGAACTTTGGAATTCCAATCTGGTTTACGTAGAATTGTTTGACAAGATCCATAACTAGAATGTCTACATTTGTTGAAGTAGTCATACTTAATCTCATACATCATTAGGTATGCTGCAACTATATTCTAACTAAGTCTTAATTACAGATTGCTCACAAGGGTCATTACACCAGATTAGTAAACCCATCAAGCACCCAGCTTCCTGAACCTTCCTATATTCTGAGATCAACGTAGACCAAAAAATTACACAAGTGTTAACACCACTGCCTAcacaagagaagagaaaatgaagtctGTGTTTACTACTAGTTCAAAATAGCTACTGAATTGAGGCATGAGACCTCTGAAATTCCAATTATCTGTGACCCAGAACACCAAGATCTTAATCACTTGTTGCAAGCATACGGTACCGACTGTCAATGGCAGCAAGAATACAAAGTAATGCTCACCCCTCCTTCATAGCTGTGTATGTGCAATAAGAAAACCCTGAAGAATAAAATCATTCAGTCGTTTTCAAGCATCAGGAAGACACTAATAACATTAACGTTAGTAGCTGTTACAGGCTTATGTGAATTAGCAACTGGCGAGCAATGAAGGAGCCTGAGCAAGTGTTTCTCTCCGTGGTTTTTGCCAGTGAAATGGTCCCAGATCCCACACGTCAAGGAACACAGCAGTCTGAATTTCCCTCACCTTACTACTCCGAGTGTGCAAGTCCAAAGGACGGCAAGTACTTACCTATGACAGTATAAATGACAGCCTGTCTAAATGATTTGCTAAACGTAAACCCTATTTAATGGATTAATTTCTAACCAACCTTTTCATCACTGGGGATTGCCATCTCTTTTCCATCTGCATCCTGATAGcagtggagaaaaacaaaacaaaacaaatctatCTGCCATACATGAGGcaaaaaacaaatgtattcAAATAAAGTTCAGAGTAATTCTTACCAAATGACCACAACAAGAACACAATCTTGAGACAAGATTGGGCAAACTGGACCCTACTTAATTCTTGTGTTGTGTATTTGCTGACAGTCGCATAGCAGATAAAcaatattaaatagaaaaaattacACGAGTTAGGTTCAACTTAAGGAGAAATTACCGAGGGGATGATTCCTTTTGTCGTTTTCGGGGAGATGGTGATGGACTGCGTGAATGTGAGTGGCGTCGGCGTCTACCAACTTCCCCATTCTTCACGATGGATCTTTTAGgtctttcttcttcagatgAAGATGAAGAACCAGAATCTATAAACGTAGAAGAATCACTCTCTGGAAGATGATTCTCACAACACTATTAACACAGTTACTGATTGGGGAACTGCAGTTTAAACTACTAACCTCCTCCCCTGCAAAATAAGAAGCTtctatttaaaagcaattcaACTAAAAATAGTAGTTGCAGTCAAGTGATAAAGCAATCCATCAGAGCTgggcaaaaaaaatatctgcagcaACCTAACTGTCCACATACAATCTGACTAGCCAGATAATTCAAGAGGTGAACTTCAGTTACTTATAGAAACATTAGATGGACAAGAACCTATACCAGGCCTGGGTTAATTTACTGATTGGAAGCATACAAGAGTCCAAAATATTAGGAAATAACCTATTGCAACAACAGATTAAGTAACCCAtaacaaatatatttctgtgtgtgaTGTTAAGAGTTTAAAAGTGCAACTTTTAAAGATGTGAGCCATTAACAAGAGACATACCGTAACCTTTTAAAAGTTACACTATTTTCTTCATGAGCAATAATAGAAGTGATATCATTATGAGTGGTACATCTTAAAGTTTATCACAGCACCGCAGCATGcatagcaaataattttaatcagtATTTGAACTTAACATTAACTACTTCCCACAAAAGCAAACTACAATCCACTTTTAGGAAATCTATGCCATCCATACCAGATGAAGACTGTTGATTCTGCCTTCTGTACTGACGTCTCTGTTGAACAGAGTCTGCTGTGGCCATTTTACCTCCTTTATCTTCTTCTGGAAAGGCACAGACAGAGATAAAATATGTAAACTGAAGACACAAATTGACCTTGTTCAGGCAGAAACAAGGTTGTATTACAGTACATCATCGCACACGCTTTTTTTTGTCCCCttcaaaatcttaaaatattgaGGCTGGAATACAACTTcggttggatttttttccaagaaagctTGGATAGAGATGTTTGAGGCAGTACGAGCGATCACCTTTATACTTCTGGGAACTCTTGCTTTCAATGCCAGTCTATCAAGAGGATTCAACCCTTACCACTGCCTTTTGTCATGCACCTTGattaaaaaccccacccaaaaccagTGCTGAAAAGAGCACACCATACCTGATTCAGAcagttctgctttcctctgttttgGTGCTGGCGAAGGAGATTCTCTTTTTTCAGTACTCTTGTGTTTGGGCGCTAAAAGGCAAAGTCAGAAAACTCAGCTGCAATTCATTACATTCTCGCATGCACTTCTGCTCATACAAACTGTACACACCATctttgagaaaacaaaaccaaaacgcTAAAGCTGCTGGAACACAGATTTTTACTTCATTACCTGATGCTCTGCTAGGCGAAACAGAGCCACGGCTTTTTCTTGCACGGTTGGACTGCTGGGGTGTTGGAGACCTGCGTGGTTTTGGAGGTGGACTTGCTGGTGGGGATGGTCTGTGCCTCCGTCTAGGGGGGCTTGCAGAAGGAGAGAGCCTACGAGTTTTACGAGGAGGACTGGATACAGTTCTTTTAGGTGGTTTCTTTGGTGGTGATCGGGAacgtgaggaggaggaggaagagctaCTGCCAGATAAGGATGCTGATGACCGTCTTCTCCTGTAAATCAAGTATAACATTAGATACTGAATAGCCAGTTGAAGAAATGTTTGAGCATGAACACAGAATCGCATTTTTTGCAAGCACATATAGAGAGAGCCACATACAACAGCACTTCCAAAACATGGTGGACAGCCTTCAACACTTGCTTTGTAGAAGAGGAGAATAATAACCGatctttcagttatttttaaactacataGTGAGCAAAAAATTGTTAGTGTTAcctttgtttgctttctgtcaaTCTACAGACTACAACTAAGCTTTTCTCCTGGGAGGAATTAGTTTTGTTTGGGCTCTCTAACTTCTGGATGGTTAAGAATTCTCTGTGTTAGCACATGTGATTTAATGATCTTCAGAACAGATCTCTTTAAGAGTTTAGTGTAAAAAGTTTTTATACCAAGAGGTAAAAATTTCAGACAACTTAACAACTCAGAATCAATCTATCCATCCTTATGTTTTAGTCTTTCATCTTtactttgtaattttaaaaaggtaggGCCTCTAGAATTCTGCGGCAAAATTTGTGGCAAGTTCTGTTGCAATTGTGTACCTGCAGAATCCACCTTTGGCTGCAGAATTCCTGAgaacctggaaaaaagaaaccctacCTTGAGTGAGAAACATTTGCTGAAAGGGAGCTCTTGTACATCTTGCAACATACATGTTTGATACTTTTCACAGTTTTCCCAGTAACTGTGTGAAATGAACATATTtacaaacccaggaaaaaaataaaatagtcatCACCTTGTcataaaaaggaagaactgtTCCTTCCTAAAAAAGAACAACTGCTGTATACACAGGAAGCATCACTTCAATTCTCTTCCTATGAAGAGGATAAGAATCTATTCTCTTCCTGTAAAGCCAAATGTCTATTTTGATATGGCCACAAGTACATATCTTCTCTGCAAGGCAACTCAGAGCTTTGCTACTAAAAAATTGCTTATGCTATCAAAAATGTGACCTCCAATACCAGAAAGCAGAccttgaagaatttttttaaaaataaaaacatgaaaaaacacatttcaagtcagtatttgattttaatttcaagATGGAAATGTAAAGTCACAACGTAAAAACTCCTAACAAGCAAAATCTTTActtgttctaatttttttccccaggaaggaaaaaaatagtattaagACTTAAGCAAAAAAAGTCACGAAAGATGTCATGTCAACCCACGCTGGGAGCTATCAGAGCTATTTGAAGATGTTAACAGTTCTGAAATTGCCATTTTTCAAAAAGGTGGAATTCTCATCACTACTTCAACTCCAAAGAAATCACAGCTACTACTATGCTCCCCCACAACACACCTATGAAATACGACACTGCAGTTTTTATATCACTCAAACCATACACCTGACAGTACCAAGATAAAACGAGCAAGGTAATTCTGGTAACACTCATTCCTCACAACTGATGTTCCCTTCAGCTTTCAAAGTTTAACGTTTTCCATTGTCCCAAAAAAAGGGAATCTTACCGCCTCACAGGGGATCTGCTTCTTCTGTGTCTGGGTGGGGGAGGCATTCGCCTTGGAGGGCTCCTTCTCCTTGGAGATGGCCGTCTTCTTGGGCTTGGTCGCCTTCTAGGGGAGTAAGACCTGTCATAATcaaaaattcaaatgaaaagcaactaTCTAATTTTCAGAGTTGAGGAAATTTATCCTCAGGGGACTGAGGGCATCCTCAGAGTGTAGAGCTGTTTTTCCTCCAAGTGCATCACATTAAAGTAGCATTTAGGTTATATTGCAAAGTGTACATTCAGACACAATCAGTGCTTTGAAGTTTACCAACACCTCTCTACTtagtaaaataattcaaaaaaggagaaaaaaaagaagtaatctACAACACCATCACTATCAGACCTACCTCCTAAAAGGAGGCTACACAGTTCCCACTAACAAGTGCCATACTCAGCAATGCCTACCCCATTCCTTCTCCAGTCAGCGTTAGTCACTGTAAGCACCTTCTCACAAAGTGACAGAAGAAACCAACTCCCAAACCCATTTATCCATCGAACACATTCTTCCCATTTGGCCTAAAATATCCATAGTTCAACATCTCTAAAAACATCACTACTTTAGCTGAGAACATGACATTACATTAAGAACATATATAAAGCACATCCATAgccttcagaagaaaacattcagtTCTCAACCTTCACAAGATAAACTGGAGTCCTACCTCGACCGTGATCTATGACGCCTTCTTGGTCGAGAATGAGATGGAGAACGTGATCGAGATCTTGACCTTGACTTGGACCGAGTTGCGGACCTTTGACGagtcttctctttttccttctctctctccttctttgAATTACGTTCTGGTGAAGTTTCCTTAGTCTCTGGTACAGGAGGTTCAGGTTTAGGAGCTTTTGGGATatcactgttaaaaataaaagacttcaTTTATAAACACGTACAAACCATAGCCCCTGGAGTGACAATTTAGAAGCTGCCAAGATATTCCCCTACAATGAACATTCTCCTGCCCATCCTCTGACGAGATGTTAGACCATCTCGCTCCAAAACTGTGAAAAGAATTACAACATGGTACAATGATTCaaagaggataaaaaaaaaagtaacatacAGGCTGCGTGTCAACTTGCCAGAAAACAAGACGACATTGTCGTAAGTGGAAAAGatgactgtcatggtttaaccccagctggcaacgAAGTACCACACAACCGCTcgctccccccctgcccctaGTGGGATGGCAAGGGGAAttggaaaaagataaaacccgTGGGTTAACGTAAAAGTtcagtaattgaaataaagtacaACGTAATAGTAACAATCATAAcgaagaggaagagaaaaaaagagagaggaataaaccccaagaaaaataagtgatacacaatacaattgctcaccacccgtTGACcggtgcccagccagtccctgagcagcaattgGCCCCTGCTGGCCCACTCCCCCCAGGgtatatactgagcatgatgctctgtggtatggaatatccccttggctagttggggtcagctgttctggctctgctccctccccgTTTCTCATGCgcctcctcaccagcagagcacaggaaaactgaaaagtccttgacttcgggtaagcactgcttagcaacaactaaaacaacagtgtgttatcaacactattTCCAccctaaatccaaaccacagcactgtaccagctacttgaaagaaaattaactccgccaaaaccaggaaaatgaaagcacagtGCCAGCTAAGCACACTGCCTTTAGAAttctgcacaggaaaaaaatcttaagattattaaataaattcttTTGCCATTGCAGGGGGCCAGGGAGAAGCAGGCATTTCCCTGAGACAAACTGCAAACAAGCATTAAGATAAcgtccatttttaaaaaggcaataCGTAGTTCTACACCCACAGTTATCAGGCTTACCTGTTTGAAGTTGCCTCTTGAACAACAGTCTCCTTTGGTTTCACAGAGGGTTCTGGCTCAGGAGTcgcctctttcttttctggcgCAGGAGTGGCGCTGCGGCTCTTGGTTCTGTGATGAGGGGAGCGAGAATGGCTGCGTTTCCGCTCTCTTCTGACAGGCGACGACCTCCTTCGAGGGGAAGGAGACCTTGATTTGCGTCTAGGAAAAAGAAGTGCCATTTCATAGCATCCCATAACGAATTGATGTACGGAATAAAGCCTGTGATATCCAGCAGCTAAAAGCTCTTCTGAATGAGGCAGACTCTCAGTACTGTTTACAGCAGTTAAGCACATGGAGGActactttgtattttctgctaGTAATTAGCAGCCAAATTAAGATgtcaaaaaacccaccacccccccaaaacaagAAACCCTGGAACAGATCAAACCATTAAAAGCAACGTAAGCAATTCTTATGTCAAGTTTGCTCTAGTTTACTTGCAATTACCATTCAGTAGTACGTCAGGCTAGCCTGCTAAAACAGCAAAGGGGAGTATTTCCAAAGCTCAACTAATTTGTCTCTGCCACGCATTCTCCATTCCACTCTGGAGTACTGTTGATACATTATCTGTGCAGTTGCATTACCTTCTTGGACTCCTGGATCtgtctctcttttctctgttgtcTTTGTCTTCCTTATCTCTCTTCTCCTTGTCTTCATCTTGTTTCTTCATAGAAGCCAGTTTCTCTTGCTCTATCTACGCAACCAAACACCATCACAAAACGCAACACATCAGAGGCATCATACCAAGCCCTTATCAAATACGTAtgtcaaacaacaaaaatacactGCTAAAGGACTAAAGTTGCCCAGACAGAAAAGTTCTGCTGAACACACAAGTCTACTGAAATACCAGTTGTTGTTCAGCCATCAATGTGAGCCCAGTGCTCGCCACAACTCATCCACAATTCTATTAAAAACCCCTACCTGTcgttgttttatttcttctttcttcagttcCAGAAATGCAGTTGGAATACCAGCAATGTTTTCTTGCGCACTTAATAGCAGTGGCCACAACTCTCCCATGAACTCCCTAGcatttttcccattcaaaaaACCAGTCAGGTTGATTTGCATCATTTTGGAATCTGGATTCTGCAAAGAGATATGACAGGAAGACAAACCGGTTATCTGAAAAAACAACATACAGTCTATATTAAACTTAAATTAAAACTACCATGGGGGCTAAAATACATATACACTCAAGaactatgtttttttaaaaaatatctttccctAGTGATTTCTCATCAATATAAGTTTATAGtactattaatttttctttttgtgtcttACCATAAATATTCAGAAAGGCCTGTTAATCCTTTGTGGGTTTCGTAAGTATTTTTGGACCGTGACTGTGTAGCTGCTATACAGAAAATCGGGGGCCTTAAATTTAATACACCATTACAACTGCTGCTACGagtttttataattattttctaaacattttttcccaattGTTTTGATTCTCCTTGCTTGGAAATCTTTCTTAATATCTGCACAACAGACAGAAGCTGTATGATCGCCTAACCCTGCAGATGACATTCTGCTAAGTACCTGACATCCTGCTGTGAAAGTTCACGATTCATGCATGCATTTTCTTACTTTCTCCGAAACACTAGACTATGCCTGCGCTGAGGGAACATAACGCTAAGTAGGTGCCTTACAGATTTTCCTCAAAGTAATGATGTCATGTCCACAAAGGGTTAAGAGGTCAAAGAGAGGTTCAAAGTTAAAGTGGGCTTTTTAATTCTAATGTTTGTTGGTCAAGCAACAAGGTCCATATAACAAGCACAGCTCAACAGCACAAAGCAAGTACAGATTCCAGGtgtcttcagtttcttcttggAACCTTGGGGGTTTTGGAATCGCCAAGTCCCCTGTAGAGAAAGATGTTCCCTTGGCTTGCTTCCGACTCCCTACTGCAACTCAACCACCTTGAGTTTAATGTTATATCATTTATCTAAATTGCAAAAGACGAACAAGCAATAATGAGTacacaaccacaaaaaaagaaaagattgtttttaaaaaagttctaAACTTTAATCATGCTTAGTATAAGGGGAACTTAAATGAGTATTCAGATTTTATTATACTAACACatgttaagaaaacatttcctattACGAACCCTAGCTTTATTTAGCTTAGTACTTAAacttatttcccctttttgttctCTATACATTAAAGCATCTAAATATTCATGAAACAGATACTAgcatcttcaaaataaaatgaaatttaaagtttttttttaaacagcaataCCTTTATCAGTTGAAATGTCAACTGTTCTCTCAAAACACAAGGTTGAACTCTTAGGAGAAAAGATTAAGTGTAAAGTACATCAATATGAGAATGTTTGCCAATAATTCATATCATACATCTTTTACTGTCCCTTGGGTTGCAGTGGCACAGTGGCAGACACTAAGAAAAACTGGGTTTATTACCACCTCATGTTATTGCATATCCTTCACATGAAGTTTACTGTGCTAAATGATCTCAATAATGTTCATACTGTATGAGGCTGAAGATTAACTACAGCAAATACAACTACTAGCCTACAGTAattaacaaaagtaaaaaattaacataGCTACAGATCTGGACTCTAAACTGACTTAAGAACTCTCTATTAAAATACCATCTGATCAATTCAGAATCCCTCTCATGCTTCACATAAATCCTGATCTACTTTACAGTAATTTCAAGAGCAGTGTAAAGCTTTGCCCAATTGCTCTTTCCTGGATTTTTTGGTTCGGCCACTTTACACAACTCACCTCCAAACACACACTGCATCATCAAGGGAGTTGGGTCAGAGCGACATTGGACACTCACTCTGCTGTGACCTAATAAGGTGATGGTGCTATACTTCAGACGCAAGGAATAACTTCCATTTTGGTTCAGGCCTTTTAAATCATAAATCACATCATCATTAGAAAATTGCTGTCAAAGTAACTTAACAtgtaacagcaaaattaaaacagtaagTTTGATTTTCACCTGAGCAGTTTGCAAACTATGCACCTTCACTAAACTTCCAGCCTTACAGCTGTTTACAAAGtgaatttctttccaaaatataCATAGTAATAAAACCCCTCCTAATTGTACTTGAGAAATTCACAGATTCAATAGAATTCATAATACTTATGTTACACATTTAGAAACAATATCCACAACAAAATCGTTACCTTCACTTCCAACTGGTTGAATATAAATTCAATTACTACATCATCTTCAAATCCAAGGATTTCTGTTACTCGTTTTGTTATCCATGGTTTGATTACTTCCAGATTTACTTTGCTCATGTCCACCTATATTAAAGAGCcaggagaaacaagaaaaaagtttcagaacaAGTCCTTTCACTAAATATACAACAAGCTCACAGTACCTTGAATTTTTTCACTGTAGAGACTGAACTGTATGCTGCTACATACATTATTATCCCAGTCTAGCTCTGTTTTAAACCAGCTTCTAACCTCTGCTGAACAAGAGCATTTTGATTAAAGCACAAGTTTGGATACcttgccttctttttttaactcctAATATAGACTTCCCGATCTCTCCCAAGCAGCTAAAATTAGAACCTAGAGAAGGTAGGAAGTCAAAACATAGTAACTTGCTAGTACACTCTAGTAAATACTAGCTCAACTagacagcaaataaaagctACAGTAGAACTACACCAATGTACTGTTCACTCCCTTCATACAATTCTGTTTCCTGTAAATAATGAAACCCACTGAATGATAAAGCAATAGTCTTGATCCAGCTCACCAATTCCCCTGACACCTGTCCACCAGACTtcaacagctttcaaaaaatCATTAAGCATTCAAATTTACAAGAGAATTCACCCATTCCAAATCTCTTAATTTACAAATTCCTCACCCAAGATGAGAACACAGCCCAATtctctacagaaataaaacacttgcTAGATATTTTATTCATAGCTTTATTCCTAGAAACTACAACCACATTATTACCTTTTTAGAACAGTATGAATGAGAACTTGCTAGTTTTAGCTAACTCTGTGGAACGCAACTCTTTCAGAAATCAGGTTTTGTCATTTACAAAAACAAAGACCTTCTCAAGAGCTCTGCACTCAGCTTTGCCACAGTTACCTCAGCAGCTTCATCGGTTGCCTCCTTGGCAGGTTAGGGCCAATACAACCTAACGAAGGACCAGCTCCacactttgaaataaaatgtttgctgaACAGGGATCTACTGACAGCACCTGCCCTGGTTGCATCACTTAAAACACTCGCCTGAGGAATGCACCCTCCCTAACAATCAACAGGTAAAGACTGTCACAGGGCAAATAACTGCATCTAAGCAAGGAATCTGAGCAGCTTTCTGCAGCGCTCTCACAGCCTCCCTCCACAGCCCCAGAGACTATCACTGCAACAACTtcaccagcacccacaggacAACCAGTGCGCATTTCCAACATACTAATCTAGAAAacctgaaacaacaaaaaaccccaaaccaccaccccaaaaaaagggGTTGAGGTGTTACTGAAGGATGCCTAGAATTCTAAATTAACATTTCTTCAAAGTTAAGACTTCTTTTGAAGCTGAATTTTACACAAAAGCCTACTGGTGATATTTAGTGCTATAACTAGATCATGCATATTATTACTGTATCTTTGATGCACAAGTGGACATTCCAAATACCCTACAGAGAAGGCATTCCTCCCCTTTCTGTGTGTACCACCTGATACCCAATTACTCCACTGAAAACTGTCTTCGATTAGTGTGTCTTACTTCCAATCTCATCCTAACCAACTTACCTTCTTTTCTAAGCATTCTGCAAATTTCAACTGCTTCAACAGCTTCTTCTGCTTGTTGCTGAAGCGATTGTCCTGTTCTGCACTTGTTCCCTAAAGCAcaggaaataagatttttagTTTGTATGACATTCAACTATCTTCACGCATTATCTTCCCACATACTTGCACTGGACAGTGTACAGCACACCAGTTACACCATTCTGTAAGCAAATAAgccttttctggtgcctttcagtttCAGCACTATAGTTTTCATCTACTGCTGAAGATTTAGGGGTAAGCAggcccctgagctctgcagcgACACCTTAATCATATAATCTCCCTGGCATACTACTTACGAGTTTAGAAGTACAGTAGTCTGAAATTGTTATGGAAAGGACTTATGCTGGAATTCACAAACTCCTCAGAAGGAATAAGCTCTTTTCACTCCGTCCAGGAACAAAAATGTCATATTTGGTTACAATGACATCTATGAAACCTTTGGGTAAATTTCTCTGAAGCAGATCAGTCAACACAGAGCCAGCAAGAGTACAAAGAATACTATTTTATTGATCATGCTCTGTTAAAGTTCACCAACTCGTTCCACTTTCATGAACAGAAACTATAGGTTAATTCATTTGGAACTGAAAGGCTTGAAAGTCCAGTTCTGGAAAATTTACTTGCACAGAAGTAAACAGAACCACACATGAACAAGAGTATGAGCAGAACTGCATCCAGATACTGATGATTTGTTaccaatttaaaacaaatccaCAGTTCACACCTGAAGCTTATTAAGGAAACCAACCTCACTGATGGAAAACACAGGAATTTAATATGTGCAATTTCTATGCACAGAATAAAGGGTTGAGTACCAGCAATAACGTAAGCTACTAAGGAACCAAAAgtcaagaaataagaaaaagctcCAATTCTCAGGTTAACCTAATTACTTCATTTGATATGAAAGCACCTTGAATTAGCAACATAACATGCTACGAAGTCATCAGATACTGACAGGAAACAAACTATTTCCGCTATTCTGAAGCACAGGAATCCTAAAGACCAATTGTGGCACAAGCACTTACCAGGATGAAGTCTGTTTAAAACTCTTGATAATATTTGCAGTCTACTGCGTGGCTTACACATTAACAACACACACAGTATTTGTCAGATCACTCAAgaatttaatgttctttttcaaaactcTCTTGTTCACAACCCAGAAGTG includes the following:
- the SRRM1 gene encoding serine/arginine repetitive matrix protein 1 isoform X12, coding for MLFFQITGLSSCHISLQNPDSKMMQINLTGFLNGKNAREFMGELWPLLLSAQENIAGIPTAFLELKKEEIKQRQIEQEKLASMKKQDEDKEKRDKEDKDNREKRDRSRSPRRRKSRSPSPRRRSSPVRRERKRSHSRSPHHRTKSRSATPAPEKKEATPEPEPSVKPKETVVQEATSNSDIPKAPKPEPPVPETKETSPERNSKKEREKEKEKTRQRSATRSKSRSRSRSRSPSHSRPRRRHRSRSRSYSPRRRPSPRRRPSPRRRSPPRRMPPPPRHRRSRSPVRRRRRSSASLSGSSSSSSSSRSRSPPKKPPKRTVSSPPRKTRRLSPSASPPRRRHRPSPPASPPPKPRRSPTPQQSNRARKSRGSVSPSRASAPKHKSTEKRESPSPAPKQRKAELSESEEDKGGKMATADSVQQRRQYRRQNQQSSSDSGSSSSSEEERPKRSIVKNGEVGRRRRHSHSRSPSPSPRKRQKESSPRRRRRSPSPPPARRRRSPSPAPPPRRRRSPSLPRRRSPSPPPRRRSPSPRRYSPPIQRRYSPSPPPKRRTASPPPPPKRRASPSPQSKRRVSHSPPPKQRSSPTAKRRSPSISSKHRKGSPPSRSNRETRSPPQNKRHSPSPRPRASHTSASPPPPRRGASASPQRRQSPSPSTRPIRRVSRTPEPKKTKASTPSPRSARRVSSSRSASGSPEPAPKKHQGPPSPTRSRSPSANWSPAKKAKSPTQSPSPARNSDQEGGGKKKKKKKDKKHKKDKKHKKHKKHKKEKAAAAAAAVAVAAPDTTSTQEDQEAETEPKKETESEPEDNLDDLEKHLREKALRSMRKAQVSPPS
- the SRRM1 gene encoding serine/arginine repetitive matrix protein 1 isoform X3; the protein is MDAGFFRGTSAEQDNRFSNKQKKLLKQLKFAECLEKKVDMSKVNLEVIKPWITKRVTEILGFEDDVVIEFIFNQLEVKNPDSKMMQINLTGFLNGKNAREFMGELWPLLLSAQENIAGIPTAFLELKKEEIKQRQIEQEKLASMKKQDEDKEKRDKEDKDNREKRDRSRSPRRRKSRSPSPRRRSSPVRRERKRSHSRSPHHRTKSRSATPAPEKKEATPEPEPSVKPKETVVQEATSNSDIPKAPKPEPPVPETKETSPERNSKKEREKEKEKTRQRSATRSKSRSRSRSRSPSHSRPRRRHRSRSRRPSPRRRPSPRRRSPPRRMPPPPRHRRSRSPVRRRRRSSASLSGSSSSSSSSRSRSPPKKPPKRTVSSPPRKTRRLSPSASPPRRRHRPSPPASPPPKPRRSPTPQQSNRARKSRGSVSPSRASAPKHKSTEKRESPSPAPKQRKAELSESEEDKGGKMATADSVQQRRQYRRQNQQSSSDSGSSSSSEEERPKRSIVKNGEVGRRRRHSHSRSPSPSPRKRQKESSPRMQMEKRWQSPVMKSRRRRSPSPPPARRRRSPSPAPPPRRRRSPSLPRRRSPSPPPRRRSPSPRRYSPPIQRRYSPSPPPKRRTASPPPPPKRRASPSPQSKRRVSHSPPPKQRSSPTAKRRSPSISSKHRKGSPPSRSNRETRSPPQNKRHSPSPRPRASHTSASPPPPRRGASASPQRRQSPSPSTRPIRRVSRTPEPKKTKASTPSPRSARRVSSSRSASGSPEPAPKKHQGPPSPTRSRSPSANWSPAKKAKSPTQSPSPARNSDQEGGGKKKKKKKDKKHKKDKKHKKHKKHKKEKAAAAAAAVAVAAPDTTSTQEDQEAETEPKKETESEPEDNLDDLEKHLREKALRSMRKAQVSPPS